The Cygnus atratus isolate AKBS03 ecotype Queensland, Australia chromosome 7, CAtr_DNAZoo_HiC_assembly, whole genome shotgun sequence genome includes a window with the following:
- the SHLD2 gene encoding shieldin complex subunit 2 isoform X2 translates to MSKRSQIHIFVGAPTIPSQMDMSEESSLAPAVEKWRELHCSFDIHSLFSEKVKGTDCLMFQAGSSPVTAVSANDDSSQQPEQGRLTTAKECLSSFVPIVGICASTPQKTRSLIHSDCQISRDGQEPANINPAADQHLPQKLVKSNRQCKQSCDCSNITEVKASHLEDKGSDISDLVASTKEISIHLRSVEQGVQSDDKNGHHEHLSQYLDMFFPKNQESKPRGKPSGCVDLAVSTDTEFRSIMTSSQVAVFAQHHFKNKNEMQRTVQLLETGNKCERRLCDHFKFESDAGTCLSVAENDCGQEYTSSLELFSSQCDEKNICFEATREVSAHENTGKSHKSHVSAVQFENEIHIEPLSSGILCSQGESSHKSSSKRAHKSEDFFHIFPSTFKRQLKCKRAKLNSPPAGPGMRVDQERTEFKQSQRELLSPLKNCCCKNQKYNVLVTIVHPCLIKEIQIKARPKSSCKVPVATIVVTDQSETERKVVLWRGAAFWSLTVFPGDIVLLTDIMMYENLWYGEIMLQSTFTSQLLNLGNCSALNPEEFYHIVDGDVLRGLLAYVSSEFPHFGHIPRRQVQRLNSVQYAQLDQLQPNTLVHLILKIINIAILTESVYSYRGGTQRKVILTVEQRRDRHYRMVLWGAGAAWCPLLQRRKGHLWDFKYLLVQRSSVSGDLELHTTPWSSCECLFDDDKKAIEFKEKFQKSKTSVMKMTNLSAHLDEKCSGVIQVKAHILELKFTVLTGQYRQLIFHADTSLECVLASLPMITYSGCAKCGLELQADENMIYKQCFRCLPYNKVKTFYRPALMTVEDRGCEINIHVVSELMEKIFLNIPADWLNRSCLPQI, encoded by the exons ATGTCGAAAAGATCtcaaattcatatttttgttgGAGCGCCCACTATTCCAAGCCAAATGGACATGTCTGAAGAAAGTAGTTTGGCACCTGCTGTTGAAAAATGGAGAGAACTCCACTGTTCATTTGATATACATAgtcttttttctgaaaaagtcaAAGGGACAGACTGTTTAATGTTTCAGGCAGGAAGCTCCCCAGTCACAGCAGTTTCTGCAAATGATGACAGCTCTCAGCAGCCTGAACAGGGGCGATTAACGACAGCAAAAGAATGTTTGTCATCTTTTGTACCTATTGTGGGAATTTGTGCCAGTACACCCCAAAAGACCAGAAGTTTAATTCATTCTGATTGTCAAATATCCAGAGATGGACAGGAACCTGCAAACATAAATCCGGCTGCAGATCAACACCTTCCTCAAAAACTTGTGAAATCCAATAGACAATGTAAGCAATCATGTGACTGTTCAAACATCACTGAAGTAAAAGCCAGTCATTTAGAAGATAAGGGCTCTGACATTTCTGATTTGGTGGCTAGTACGAAGGAGATTAGCATACACCTAAGGTCTGTGGAACAAGGTGTTCAATCAGATGATAAAAATGGTCACCATGAACATCTAAGTCAATATCTGGAtatgtttttccccaaaaatcAAGAGTCAAAACCAAGAGGAAAACCAAGTGGTTGTGTAGACCTTGCAGTGTCAACTGATACTGAATTTCGTAGTATAATGACTTCAAGTCAGGTGGCTGTTTTTGCACAGCATCACTTTAAGAACAAGAATGAGATGCAGAGAACTGTACAGCTATTAGAAACAGGGAATAAATGTGAAAGAAGACTATGTGATCACTTTAAATTTGAATCTGATGCTGGAACATGTCTTAGCGTGGCTGAAAATGACTGTGGGCAGGAGTATACAAGTTCTCTCGAACTTTTCAGTTCGCAGTGtgatgagaaaaacatttgcttcGAAGCTACAAGAGAAGTGAGTGCTCATGAAAATACAGGGAAGTCTCACAAATCTCATGTTTCTGCTGtgcaatttgaaaatgaaatccatATTGAACCTTTGAGCTCAGGAATACTGTGCTCTCAGGGAGAAAGTTCTCATAAGAGCTCTTCTAAAAGAGCCCACAagtctgaagatttttttcatattttcccaTCAACATTTAAAAGGCAGCTGAAATGCAAGAGAGCAAAATTGAATTCTCCTCCAGCTGGTCCTGGAATGAGAGTTGATCAAGAAAGGACAGAGTTCAAGCAGTCTCAAAGGGAACTACTGTCACCACTTaagaactgctgctgcaaaaatcAAAAGTACAATGTGTTGGTCACAATAGTACATCCATGTCTTatcaaagaaatacagattaaGGCTAGACCAAAATCTTCATGTAAAGTGCCAGTAGCAACAATTGTAGTTACTGACCAGTCAGAGACTGAGAGGAAGGTGGTGCTATGGCGTGGTGCTGCATTTTGGTCACTCACTGTGTTTCCTGGGGATATCGTATTACTTACAG atatCATGATGTATGAGAATCTTTGGTATGGAGAAATCATGCTGCAATCTACGTTTACCAGTCAGTTACTGAATCTGGGGAACTGCTCAGCTCTCAATCCAGAAGAAT TTTATCATATAGTGGATGGTGATGTTCTCCGTGGCTTACTGGCATACGTATCATCAGAATTTCCTCACTTTGGACACATTCCACGAAGGCAAGTTCAGAGACTGAATAGTGTTCAGTATGCTCAGCTAGACCAGCTTCAGCCAAACACATTGGTTCACTTGATCTTAAAAATCATCAACATTGCCATATTAACAG AATCCGTGTATAGCTACAGAGGCGGCACCCAGAGAAAAGTTATTCTAACAGTAGAACAGAGAAGAGACCGACACTACAGAATggtgctgtggggagcaggagctgcctggtgCCCTCTacttcaaaggagaaaag GTCATCTATGGGACTTTAAATACCTTCTGGTCCAACGTAGTTCTGTCTCAGGTGACTTAGAGTTGCACACAACTCCATGGTCATCCTGTGAGTGTTTGTTTGATGATGACAAAAAGGCCattgaatttaaagaaaagtttcagaaaagcaaaacctctgTCATGAAAATGACAAATCTATCAGCACATTTGGATGAAAAATGCTCAG GAGTGATTCAAGTGAAAGCCCACATCTTAGAGCTGAAGTTCACTGTTTTAACTGGTCAGTACAGGCAACTCATCTTCCATGCTGACACTTCCCTGGAGTGTGTGTTGGCTTCTCTGCCTATGATTACGTATTCAGGCTGTGCTAAATGTGGCTTGGAACTACAGGCAGATGAGAACATGATCTACAAGCAATGTTTTAGATGTTTGCCATAcaacaaagtaaaaacattcTACAG GCCTGCTTTGATGACAGTAGAAGATAGAGGATGTGAAATTAATATTCATGTGGTGTCTGAGTTGATGGAAAAAATCTTCCTCAATATTCCTGCCGACTGGCTGAACAGATCA TGCCTTCCTCAGATATAA
- the SHLD2 gene encoding shieldin complex subunit 2 isoform X1 → MSKRSQIHIFVGAPTIPSQMDMSEESSLAPAVEKWRELHCSFDIHSLFSEKVKGTDCLMFQAGSSPVTAVSANDDSSQQPEQGRLTTAKECLSSFVPIVGICASTPQKTRSLIHSDCQISRDGQEPANINPAADQHLPQKLVKSNRQCKQSCDCSNITEVKASHLEDKGSDISDLVASTKEISIHLRSVEQGVQSDDKNGHHEHLSQYLDMFFPKNQESKPRGKPSGCVDLAVSTDTEFRSIMTSSQVAVFAQHHFKNKNEMQRTVQLLETGNKCERRLCDHFKFESDAGTCLSVAENDCGQEYTSSLELFSSQCDEKNICFEATREVSAHENTGKSHKSHVSAVQFENEIHIEPLSSGILCSQGESSHKSSSKRAHKSEDFFHIFPSTFKRQLKCKRAKLNSPPAGPGMRVDQERTEFKQSQRELLSPLKNCCCKNQKYNVLVTIVHPCLIKEIQIKARPKSSCKVPVATIVVTDQSETERKVVLWRGAAFWSLTVFPGDIVLLTDIMMYENLWYGEIMLQSTFTSQLLNLGNCSALNPEEFYHIVDGDVLRGLLAYVSSEFPHFGHIPRRQVQRLNSVQYAQLDQLQPNTLVHLILKIINIAILTESVYSYRGGTQRKVILTVEQRRDRHYRMVLWGAGAAWCPLLQRRKGHLWDFKYLLVQRSSVSGDLELHTTPWSSCECLFDDDKKAIEFKEKFQKSKTSVMKMTNLSAHLDEKCSGVIQVKAHILELKFTVLTGQYRQLIFHADTSLECVLASLPMITYSGCAKCGLELQADENMIYKQCFRCLPYNKVKTFYRPALMTVEDRGCEINIHVVSELMEKIFLNIPADWLNRSVVPSSDITYSTIVADLCHSLLADTEASYFLEIKSHFVLDENSYPLQKDFHLLNFHPDL, encoded by the exons ATGTCGAAAAGATCtcaaattcatatttttgttgGAGCGCCCACTATTCCAAGCCAAATGGACATGTCTGAAGAAAGTAGTTTGGCACCTGCTGTTGAAAAATGGAGAGAACTCCACTGTTCATTTGATATACATAgtcttttttctgaaaaagtcaAAGGGACAGACTGTTTAATGTTTCAGGCAGGAAGCTCCCCAGTCACAGCAGTTTCTGCAAATGATGACAGCTCTCAGCAGCCTGAACAGGGGCGATTAACGACAGCAAAAGAATGTTTGTCATCTTTTGTACCTATTGTGGGAATTTGTGCCAGTACACCCCAAAAGACCAGAAGTTTAATTCATTCTGATTGTCAAATATCCAGAGATGGACAGGAACCTGCAAACATAAATCCGGCTGCAGATCAACACCTTCCTCAAAAACTTGTGAAATCCAATAGACAATGTAAGCAATCATGTGACTGTTCAAACATCACTGAAGTAAAAGCCAGTCATTTAGAAGATAAGGGCTCTGACATTTCTGATTTGGTGGCTAGTACGAAGGAGATTAGCATACACCTAAGGTCTGTGGAACAAGGTGTTCAATCAGATGATAAAAATGGTCACCATGAACATCTAAGTCAATATCTGGAtatgtttttccccaaaaatcAAGAGTCAAAACCAAGAGGAAAACCAAGTGGTTGTGTAGACCTTGCAGTGTCAACTGATACTGAATTTCGTAGTATAATGACTTCAAGTCAGGTGGCTGTTTTTGCACAGCATCACTTTAAGAACAAGAATGAGATGCAGAGAACTGTACAGCTATTAGAAACAGGGAATAAATGTGAAAGAAGACTATGTGATCACTTTAAATTTGAATCTGATGCTGGAACATGTCTTAGCGTGGCTGAAAATGACTGTGGGCAGGAGTATACAAGTTCTCTCGAACTTTTCAGTTCGCAGTGtgatgagaaaaacatttgcttcGAAGCTACAAGAGAAGTGAGTGCTCATGAAAATACAGGGAAGTCTCACAAATCTCATGTTTCTGCTGtgcaatttgaaaatgaaatccatATTGAACCTTTGAGCTCAGGAATACTGTGCTCTCAGGGAGAAAGTTCTCATAAGAGCTCTTCTAAAAGAGCCCACAagtctgaagatttttttcatattttcccaTCAACATTTAAAAGGCAGCTGAAATGCAAGAGAGCAAAATTGAATTCTCCTCCAGCTGGTCCTGGAATGAGAGTTGATCAAGAAAGGACAGAGTTCAAGCAGTCTCAAAGGGAACTACTGTCACCACTTaagaactgctgctgcaaaaatcAAAAGTACAATGTGTTGGTCACAATAGTACATCCATGTCTTatcaaagaaatacagattaaGGCTAGACCAAAATCTTCATGTAAAGTGCCAGTAGCAACAATTGTAGTTACTGACCAGTCAGAGACTGAGAGGAAGGTGGTGCTATGGCGTGGTGCTGCATTTTGGTCACTCACTGTGTTTCCTGGGGATATCGTATTACTTACAG atatCATGATGTATGAGAATCTTTGGTATGGAGAAATCATGCTGCAATCTACGTTTACCAGTCAGTTACTGAATCTGGGGAACTGCTCAGCTCTCAATCCAGAAGAAT TTTATCATATAGTGGATGGTGATGTTCTCCGTGGCTTACTGGCATACGTATCATCAGAATTTCCTCACTTTGGACACATTCCACGAAGGCAAGTTCAGAGACTGAATAGTGTTCAGTATGCTCAGCTAGACCAGCTTCAGCCAAACACATTGGTTCACTTGATCTTAAAAATCATCAACATTGCCATATTAACAG AATCCGTGTATAGCTACAGAGGCGGCACCCAGAGAAAAGTTATTCTAACAGTAGAACAGAGAAGAGACCGACACTACAGAATggtgctgtggggagcaggagctgcctggtgCCCTCTacttcaaaggagaaaag GTCATCTATGGGACTTTAAATACCTTCTGGTCCAACGTAGTTCTGTCTCAGGTGACTTAGAGTTGCACACAACTCCATGGTCATCCTGTGAGTGTTTGTTTGATGATGACAAAAAGGCCattgaatttaaagaaaagtttcagaaaagcaaaacctctgTCATGAAAATGACAAATCTATCAGCACATTTGGATGAAAAATGCTCAG GAGTGATTCAAGTGAAAGCCCACATCTTAGAGCTGAAGTTCACTGTTTTAACTGGTCAGTACAGGCAACTCATCTTCCATGCTGACACTTCCCTGGAGTGTGTGTTGGCTTCTCTGCCTATGATTACGTATTCAGGCTGTGCTAAATGTGGCTTGGAACTACAGGCAGATGAGAACATGATCTACAAGCAATGTTTTAGATGTTTGCCATAcaacaaagtaaaaacattcTACAG GCCTGCTTTGATGACAGTAGAAGATAGAGGATGTGAAATTAATATTCATGTGGTGTCTGAGTTGATGGAAAAAATCTTCCTCAATATTCCTGCCGACTGGCTGAACAGATCAGTAG TGCCTTCCTCAGATATAACGTACAGCACAATAGTAGCAGATCTGTGTCATTCACTGCTAGCAGATACAGAAGCATCGTACTTCTTGGAAATTAAGAGCCATTTTGTGCTAGATGAAAACAGCTACCCTTTGCAAAAGGATTTCCATCTGCTAAATTTCCATCCTGATCTTTGA